One window from the genome of Bdellovibrio sp. NC01 encodes:
- a CDS encoding helix-turn-helix domain-containing protein, with protein MSLYEFLRQKRMNKALTQREAAELIGKSNHQFISNIERGSAKPSIAVLKQLCEIYDVEYSDMLNAYIDGEKEQAVLIAIYKWTALQKDEDDEAKTQSGRDPWVTSF; from the coding sequence ATGAGTTTGTATGAATTTTTGAGACAGAAGCGGATGAATAAAGCGCTGACTCAGAGGGAAGCGGCCGAGTTGATCGGCAAATCAAATCACCAATTCATTTCAAACATCGAACGAGGCTCCGCAAAACCATCAATCGCTGTACTGAAGCAGCTTTGTGAGATCTATGATGTCGAATATAGTGATATGTTAAATGCCTATATCGACGGAGAAAAAGAACAGGCTGTGCTTATTGCTATATATAAGTGGACTGCTCTTCAAAAGGACGAAGACGATGAAGCCAAGACACAATCGGGTAGAGATCCGTGGGTCACCTCTTTTTGA
- a CDS encoding helix-turn-helix domain-containing protein: MNTFGLYIKQLRINKRLTQSEAAQLLGKDQQGQYISNIERGQSVPSIEVLKKLCEIYSVQESEMTQEYMNLCHRKVSKKIKSEWERCASSPSGH, translated from the coding sequence ATGAACACCTTTGGTCTTTACATCAAACAGTTGCGCATCAATAAACGCCTTACCCAGTCGGAGGCAGCGCAATTGCTGGGTAAGGATCAACAAGGGCAATACATTTCTAACATCGAGCGTGGCCAGTCCGTGCCATCGATTGAAGTTCTAAAAAAACTTTGCGAAATCTACAGCGTCCAAGAATCAGAAATGACCCAAGAATATATGAATCTTTGTCATCGCAAAGTGAGCAAAAAAATTAAGTCTGAATGGGAACGTTGCGCTTCATCTCCAAGTGGGCATTAG
- a CDS encoding helix-turn-helix domain-containing protein, translating to MMGRNEFAELLRELRVQSHLTQFEVAEKLQYATPQYVSNWERGISTPPVAHLKTLAKIFKYDDELLFEKFLQEEIRVITEDFKKQFTRKGRWNP from the coding sequence ATGATGGGAAGAAATGAATTCGCTGAGCTTCTGCGCGAACTCCGTGTTCAGTCACATCTGACACAATTTGAAGTCGCAGAAAAGTTGCAGTATGCAACTCCTCAGTATGTGTCCAACTGGGAGCGTGGTATTTCTACGCCACCCGTGGCGCATTTGAAGACATTGGCCAAGATCTTTAAATATGATGACGAACTTTTGTTTGAAAAATTCTTACAAGAAGAAATCAGGGTTATTACTGAAGATTTTAAAAAACAGTTTACGCGTAAGGGACGGTGGAATCCTTAA
- a CDS encoding helix-turn-helix domain-containing protein, producing the protein MSELGKHIKELRRGVGLSQKKAVELFGIRHSQFLSNIEMGRRLPPMSLLSKMCEVYKVHPDEVWPKYLTEVQTIAAEKALRKWKLHTDRLVRAANGN; encoded by the coding sequence ATGTCGGAACTAGGAAAACATATTAAAGAGTTACGAAGAGGTGTCGGTCTTTCACAAAAAAAGGCGGTTGAACTTTTTGGAATACGCCACAGTCAATTTTTATCAAACATTGAAATGGGCCGAAGACTTCCACCTATGAGTCTGTTGAGCAAAATGTGTGAAGTCTACAAAGTTCATCCCGATGAGGTGTGGCCGAAATACTTAACTGAAGTTCAAACGATTGCGGCTGAAAAGGCTTTGCGAAAATGGAAACTCCACACCGATAGATTAGTGCGTGCCGCAAATGGGAACTAG
- a CDS encoding KGG domain-containing protein, with amino-acid sequence MATRSSSSRRHSSGSSRRGFASMDPEEHRRISAMGGHASHGGKDGQVRRSRDEDYDEDNYKDDEDYRENESRY; translated from the coding sequence ATGGCAACACGTTCAAGTTCTTCCCGCCGTCATTCTTCGGGCTCTTCACGCAGAGGATTCGCTTCGATGGATCCAGAAGAACATCGTAGAATTTCAGCAATGGGTGGTCACGCAAGTCATGGTGGCAAAGATGGTCAGGTTCGTCGTTCTCGTGACGAAGACTATGACGAAGATAATTATAAAGATGATGAAGATTATCGGGAGAATGAATCTAGGTATTAG
- a CDS encoding NAD-dependent malic enzyme: MESTYKSKRPVKIPYSGTVLLEMSLLNKGTAFSESERRELKLHGLVPHTIETIEEQTTRAYTQFHQFKADLDKHVYLRNLQDTNETLYYHMINKHLTEMMPIIYTPVVGEACQHFSEIYRANRGLFISYPNRDHIDDMLANVTKRNVKVIVVTDGERILGLGDQGIGGMGIPIGKLSLYTACGGISPAYTLPIVLDVGTNNEQLINDPLYMGWKHPRITGEEYENFVDAFVKAVKRRWHDVLLQFEDFAQKNASPILKKYREQICCFNDDIQGTAAVVLGCLIAASRANGGKLRDQRVAFLGAGSAGCGIAEQIILQMKREGLSDAEARARIYMVDRFGLLTDKMPNLLDFQSALVQKTDALTSWNTEGEEISLLETVQNAKPTILIGVSAQPGLFTEEIIRTMHKNCSHPIVMPLSNPTSRVEALPENIIRWTDGAALVATGSPFAPVTYNDKVYPIAQCNNSYIFPGIGLGVLTSKARQVTDGMMMAASNALADCSPMAKDHKGALLPNLADIREVSRTIALRVAKAAMEDGVAKKVSDEELQKSLDENFWYPEYRSYTKADW; encoded by the coding sequence ATGGAAAGCACATATAAAAGCAAACGTCCGGTGAAAATTCCTTACTCGGGAACAGTTTTGCTTGAGATGTCACTTCTTAATAAAGGCACGGCCTTTTCAGAATCAGAGCGCAGAGAATTAAAACTTCATGGACTTGTTCCACACACGATTGAAACAATCGAAGAACAAACGACTCGCGCCTACACTCAATTTCATCAATTCAAAGCGGATCTAGATAAACACGTTTACTTGCGCAACCTGCAAGACACGAACGAAACGCTTTACTACCACATGATCAATAAACATCTGACCGAGATGATGCCGATCATTTACACGCCGGTTGTGGGCGAAGCGTGCCAACACTTCTCTGAAATCTACCGTGCGAACCGTGGTCTTTTTATTTCTTACCCAAATCGCGATCACATTGATGACATGCTTGCCAACGTCACAAAAAGAAATGTGAAAGTTATCGTCGTCACTGATGGCGAACGTATCTTGGGGCTTGGTGACCAAGGTATCGGCGGCATGGGCATTCCGATCGGTAAACTATCGCTATACACAGCGTGCGGCGGCATCAGTCCCGCTTACACATTGCCGATTGTGTTGGATGTTGGAACGAACAACGAACAATTGATTAACGATCCACTGTACATGGGTTGGAAACATCCACGTATCACGGGCGAAGAGTATGAAAACTTCGTTGATGCTTTCGTCAAAGCCGTGAAACGCCGTTGGCACGATGTTCTTTTGCAATTCGAAGACTTCGCGCAAAAGAACGCTTCCCCTATTTTAAAAAAATATCGTGAACAAATCTGCTGCTTCAATGACGACATTCAGGGAACTGCCGCAGTGGTACTTGGTTGCTTGATTGCAGCAAGTCGCGCTAACGGTGGAAAGCTTCGCGATCAACGTGTGGCTTTCTTGGGTGCGGGATCTGCTGGTTGCGGTATTGCAGAACAAATCATTTTGCAGATGAAGCGCGAAGGTTTAAGCGACGCCGAAGCTCGCGCACGCATTTACATGGTCGATCGTTTTGGTCTATTGACTGATAAAATGCCAAACCTTTTGGATTTCCAAAGCGCCTTGGTACAAAAAACCGATGCCCTGACTTCGTGGAATACGGAAGGTGAAGAAATCTCTTTGCTAGAAACTGTGCAAAACGCGAAGCCAACAATTTTGATTGGTGTGTCTGCTCAACCGGGTCTTTTCACTGAAGAGATCATTCGTACTATGCACAAAAATTGTTCTCACCCGATTGTGATGCCGCTATCGAATCCGACTTCGCGTGTGGAAGCTCTGCCAGAAAATATTATTCGTTGGACAGACGGTGCTGCACTTGTTGCGACAGGGAGTCCGTTTGCGCCAGTGACATATAACGACAAAGTTTATCCCATTGCCCAATGTAATAACTCGTACATCTTCCCTGGTATTGGCCTTGGTGTTTTGACTTCAAAAGCTCGTCAAGTCACAGACGGTATGATGATGGCAGCAAGCAATGCGCTGGCTGATTGCTCACCTATGGCGAAAGATCACAAAGGGGCATTGCTACCAAATCTTGCCGACATTCGTGAAGTGTCCCGTACAATCGCTTTACGAGTGGCAAAAGCGGCCATGGAAGATGGCGTTGCTAAGAAAGTATCTGACGAAGAATTACAAAAATCTTTGGACGAGAATTTCTGGTATCCCGAATACCGCAGCTATACGAAGGCTGACTGGTAA
- a CDS encoding helix-turn-helix domain-containing protein, which yields MRFISGTWTANILWVLYHNPRRFSELRTDMPKVSAKVLSARLKRMEKSGLINRTQLKTSPPSVEYSLTELGRELKPVIAAVIKVGEKLRQQRLA from the coding sequence ATGCGTTTTATCTCGGGGACGTGGACGGCGAATATCTTGTGGGTCCTTTATCACAACCCTCGTCGCTTTAGCGAACTGCGCACGGATATGCCAAAGGTATCTGCGAAAGTTTTAAGTGCCAGACTTAAGCGCATGGAAAAGTCGGGATTGATAAATAGAACTCAACTGAAGACATCGCCGCCATCTGTGGAATATTCACTGACTGAGTTGGGGCGGGAATTGAAGCCCGTGATTGCGGCAGTGATCAAAGTGGGCGAGAAGTTGCGCCAACAACGTCTCGCCTAA
- the gstA gene encoding glutathione transferase GstA — MKLYFSPGACALGPQIILREAGLNFDLVKVDLKTKQFEGGNYFEVNPKGYVPALKLPDESLLTEGSIILQWIADQVPEKNLIPRLGTRERYTAMEWLNYISSELHKGYSPLFYAHVHNEEALKWNHEKVAKRLSLLDKHLADNDYILGSEFSVVDAYAYNILRWSNITKVDLTPFTNLQSFMARMNERPTVKAAVAAEGIRL, encoded by the coding sequence ATGAAGTTATACTTTTCACCTGGCGCCTGCGCTTTGGGTCCACAAATCATTCTGCGCGAAGCGGGTCTTAACTTTGATCTAGTCAAAGTGGATTTAAAAACAAAACAATTCGAGGGTGGCAATTATTTCGAAGTAAATCCTAAAGGCTACGTTCCTGCTTTGAAGTTGCCGGATGAGTCTTTACTGACTGAAGGAAGCATTATTTTGCAATGGATCGCGGATCAAGTTCCGGAAAAAAATCTGATTCCTCGTTTGGGTACGCGCGAACGATATACAGCCATGGAATGGTTGAATTATATTTCTTCAGAGTTGCACAAAGGCTATTCGCCATTATTCTATGCTCATGTTCATAACGAAGAAGCTTTAAAGTGGAATCATGAAAAAGTCGCAAAACGCTTGAGCTTACTTGATAAACATCTTGCCGATAACGACTACATCTTAGGTTCTGAGTTTTCTGTTGTTGATGCGTATGCATACAACATTCTTCGCTGGTCCAACATCACAAAAGTAGATTTGACACCATTCACGAATCTTCAGTCATTCATGGCCAGAATGAATGAAAGACCGACAGTGAAAGCCGCTGTTGCTGCGGAAGGCATTCGTCTTTAA
- a CDS encoding LysR family transcriptional regulator — MTKYPRHLIESFMTFATERNVVKTANTLGISQPALSRHLQQLEELVGEKLFQKQGRQKTLSPIGHELFARIQPTWQNYDAIVDGVVSKFSIEPQQPVKIYGPAELLSRTAANLTFPHPLIFTPTRSGTVSENVAKDEIAIGITRVVPDNLQVSARVLFKEGFQIIYPAKWKIATPATERQLMQKLNSYPILAYGEDFSFPEEAWSKYKLEGQPQILRVLQNWEVLQTWVENGLGWAVAPANLLRKSSKIMATPASNDLAPHVSYHLLYKKDLIRIPWFKVLVNEILETYKST, encoded by the coding sequence ATGACGAAGTATCCACGCCACCTGATCGAATCGTTCATGACTTTCGCGACTGAAAGAAATGTCGTTAAAACCGCGAACACTCTGGGAATTTCTCAACCCGCACTCAGTCGTCACTTGCAACAACTTGAAGAACTTGTCGGCGAAAAGCTGTTCCAAAAACAAGGTAGACAAAAGACTCTATCCCCTATTGGCCATGAACTATTTGCGCGCATTCAGCCCACTTGGCAAAATTACGATGCGATTGTCGATGGGGTCGTTTCAAAATTCTCTATCGAACCACAACAGCCCGTAAAGATCTATGGCCCCGCAGAGCTTCTGTCACGCACGGCTGCTAACTTAACGTTCCCACATCCGTTGATCTTCACGCCAACTCGTAGCGGGACTGTTTCTGAGAACGTTGCTAAAGATGAAATTGCAATTGGTATCACACGCGTTGTCCCTGACAATCTTCAGGTCAGCGCCCGTGTTCTTTTCAAAGAAGGATTTCAGATCATCTATCCGGCAAAATGGAAGATCGCCACACCCGCAACAGAACGTCAGCTTATGCAAAAGCTTAACTCCTACCCAATCCTTGCTTATGGCGAAGATTTTTCTTTTCCCGAAGAGGCTTGGAGCAAATACAAACTCGAAGGCCAACCCCAGATTCTGCGCGTTTTACAAAATTGGGAGGTACTGCAGACCTGGGTCGAAAATGGATTGGGTTGGGCTGTTGCGCCAGCGAATTTACTGCGTAAGAGCTCAAAGATCATGGCAACGCCTGCATCCAATGATCTCGCACCGCACGTGAGTTATCACCTATTATACAAAAAAGATCTCATTCGCATTCCGTGGTTTAAGGTCTTAGTGAATGAGATCTTAGAAACTTACAAATCTACCTGA
- a CDS encoding multidrug effflux MFS transporter: MDKENSKLLNGIGLVLLLGTLTALDPLTIDMYLPAFGSIQKDFMTTMSNVELSVSTFFVGMAFGQLFYGPLADRFGRKLPLQLGMLVYFFATLGCAFAPNIETFIGFRLLQALGGCAGMVITRAIIRDLFDTKQVATFLSNMALVMGIAPIIAPTVGAVINEHFGWKAIFFVLAGANLLCMIAIAIFLPETSKVRKTELKIGTVFTSYIKLLGNRNFVGYLIPDTAVRAGMFAYIAGSPFVFIELLGIPSEKYGLIFGLNGLGLVLASQVNRRLLSRWAPDTILRWSVRIAAIASACVLLFAWSGPSKYVFLGSIFIFLASLNFISPNSLAGALSSQGHQAGTASALYGCLQWSMASVSSYFVSYFHNGTAFPMSGVILFCGLLSLCAFQFLVVQPAKRTPASI; this comes from the coding sequence ATGGATAAAGAAAATAGTAAACTCTTAAACGGCATTGGTTTGGTTTTATTATTAGGAACTCTAACGGCGCTTGATCCTTTGACTATTGATATGTACTTGCCAGCCTTTGGCAGTATTCAAAAGGATTTTATGACGACAATGTCAAACGTGGAGCTTTCGGTATCGACGTTTTTCGTTGGTATGGCCTTCGGCCAACTTTTTTATGGACCGCTAGCGGATCGCTTTGGCCGTAAGCTGCCGTTGCAATTGGGAATGCTTGTCTATTTCTTTGCGACGTTGGGTTGTGCTTTCGCCCCAAATATTGAAACCTTCATCGGTTTTCGCTTGTTGCAAGCCCTGGGTGGTTGCGCAGGTATGGTGATTACGCGTGCGATAATTCGTGACCTGTTTGATACGAAACAAGTCGCGACTTTTTTGTCTAATATGGCTTTAGTGATGGGGATTGCACCCATTATCGCGCCAACCGTGGGTGCGGTGATTAACGAACACTTCGGATGGAAAGCGATTTTCTTTGTATTAGCAGGCGCCAATTTGCTGTGCATGATTGCGATCGCTATTTTCTTGCCTGAAACAAGCAAGGTGCGAAAAACTGAATTAAAAATCGGTACGGTCTTTACTTCCTATATCAAACTCTTAGGCAATAGAAATTTCGTTGGTTACCTGATTCCAGACACGGCCGTGCGCGCGGGAATGTTCGCGTATATAGCGGGTTCTCCGTTCGTATTTATTGAGCTTCTGGGAATACCTTCAGAAAAATATGGCTTGATCTTTGGTTTGAATGGGCTGGGTTTAGTCTTGGCTTCACAAGTGAATCGTCGTTTGTTATCACGTTGGGCTCCAGATACGATTTTACGTTGGAGTGTGCGGATTGCCGCGATTGCCTCTGCGTGTGTTTTACTTTTCGCGTGGAGTGGTCCTTCGAAGTATGTCTTCTTGGGTTCTATTTTTATTTTCCTCGCGAGTTTGAATTTTATCAGTCCGAACTCTTTAGCCGGAGCCCTGTCTTCACAAGGCCATCAGGCGGGAACGGCATCAGCTCTTTATGGGTGTTTGCAGTGGAGTATGGCTTCAGTGTCTTCGTACTTCGTAAGTTATTTTCATAACGGTACAGCCTTCCCGATGAGTGGAGTCATTCTGTTCTGTGGATTGCTGTCCCTGTGTGCATTTCAGTTTTTAGTAGTGCAGCCAGCGAAAAGAACGCCAGCCTCTATATGA
- a CDS encoding siderophore-interacting protein codes for MSTPDREIKTVMHQLKQRTLTVKKIEELNSRMRRITFTGSELKDFVSLSPDDHIKVFLPSSGEDKPIMRDYTPRRYDNNALELDIEFVLHGEGPGSSWASQAQVGAELTIGGPRGSRVVPYSFDWYLMIGDETALPSIGRRLFELPAHSKAIVIVEVEDETHRVQLPLSENVQVQWLYRHGRKPGSAEQFKNEILKTGFPVGDYFVWIATEKSVAMQLRDLLVTVRGANEQWVKATGYWNASKDDHHG; via the coding sequence ATGTCAACACCAGATCGTGAAATTAAAACGGTGATGCATCAACTGAAACAGCGCACATTAACGGTAAAGAAGATTGAAGAATTAAATTCCCGTATGCGCCGGATTACTTTTACCGGTTCCGAGCTTAAAGATTTTGTATCGTTATCGCCCGATGATCATATCAAGGTCTTTTTACCTTCTTCTGGAGAAGATAAACCTATCATGCGTGACTATACACCGCGCAGATACGACAACAATGCTTTAGAGTTGGATATTGAGTTCGTGCTTCACGGTGAAGGGCCAGGTTCATCATGGGCGTCACAGGCACAAGTAGGTGCCGAATTAACAATCGGTGGACCTCGCGGATCTAGGGTTGTTCCGTATAGCTTCGATTGGTACTTGATGATTGGTGACGAAACAGCGTTGCCATCTATTGGACGCCGTCTTTTCGAATTGCCTGCACACTCTAAGGCCATTGTGATTGTTGAAGTTGAAGATGAAACGCATCGTGTTCAATTGCCACTGTCTGAAAATGTGCAAGTGCAATGGCTTTATCGCCATGGGCGTAAGCCTGGATCCGCAGAACAGTTTAAAAATGAAATTCTAAAAACGGGTTTTCCTGTTGGCGACTATTTCGTGTGGATTGCGACAGAAAAATCCGTAGCAATGCAGTTGCGCGATTTACTGGTCACTGTTCGTGGCGCGAATGAACAGTGGGTGAAAGCAACTGGTTATTGGAATGCCAGTAAGGATGATCACCATGGATAA